In a genomic window of Quercus lobata isolate SW786 chromosome 4, ValleyOak3.0 Primary Assembly, whole genome shotgun sequence:
- the LOC115984216 gene encoding heavy metal-associated isoprenylated plant protein 39-like: MALICIGLVFFLLVGIDSIAMDMKDKKLTVIGTVDPVNIVSKLRKYWASTSMISVGPAEEPKKKEEPKKEEPKAEEAKKEEPKEEPKKEEEKKEEKKGEEKKEEKKEEEKKKEAPPPDPVLELVKAYKAYNLHLAAHNPFHTSYYYVQPMEENPNACAIL; encoded by the coding sequence ATGGCTTTGATATGTATAGgcttggttttttttcttcttgtaggGATTGATTCGATTGCAATGGACATGAAGGATAAGAAACTAACGGTCATAGGAACCGTGGATCCCGTAAATATAGTGAGCAAACTGCGCAAATATTGGGCATCAACAAGTATGATCTCAGTTGGGCCAGCAGAAGAAcctaagaagaaagaagagccGAAGAAGGAGGAACCCAAGGCCGAGGAAGCAAAGAAAGAGGAACCCAAGGAGGAacccaagaaagaagaagagaagaaagaggaaaagaaaggagaagagaagaaagaggaaaagaaagaagaagagaaaaagaaagaagcaccTCCACCAGACCCTGTTTTAGAGCTTGTTAAGGCTTACAAAGCATATAATCTCCACCTCGCCGCACATAATCCATTCCACACCTCATATTACTACGTCCAACCAATGGAGGAGAATCCAAATGCTTGTgctattttataa